A single window of Candidatus Limnocylindria bacterium DNA harbors:
- a CDS encoding ABC transporter permease, giving the protein MIETEPGNVSGTTSSAEEIAKRRYFESTGRRRFVRFWADFIRRRPLGTAGAALIIIMLLAAAFADVVAPYEPTAINFPDLLKPPSPEHLLGADNFGRDVFSRVIFGSRTALLVGFSASLVGCTLGLVLGVASAYLGGRTDQIIQRLMDVLLSFPLIVIAIAVVAALGTGEDKIANVIAAITVPIVPRVARVVRSSALSIVQMPYIEATRSVGAGAIRIMFRHIAPNVFAPYLIMLTAFLGQAILLEASLSFLGLGVFEPTASWGLMLRGAGMQFLEQAPWLAIAPGVAISMAVFGFNLFGDSLRDALDPRLRTG; this is encoded by the coding sequence ATGATCGAGACCGAGCCCGGCAACGTCTCGGGCACGACGTCGTCCGCCGAGGAGATCGCGAAGCGCCGCTATTTCGAGTCCACGGGCCGGCGGCGGTTCGTCCGCTTCTGGGCCGACTTCATCCGTCGACGGCCGCTGGGAACCGCGGGGGCCGCCCTCATCATCATCATGCTCCTCGCTGCCGCGTTCGCCGACGTGGTCGCCCCGTACGAGCCGACCGCGATCAACTTCCCCGATCTGCTCAAGCCGCCCTCGCCTGAGCATCTCCTCGGCGCCGACAACTTCGGCCGCGACGTCTTCTCGCGGGTCATCTTCGGCTCGCGGACGGCGCTCCTGGTCGGATTCAGCGCGTCGCTCGTCGGGTGCACGCTCGGCCTCGTGCTCGGGGTCGCGAGCGCCTACCTCGGTGGACGCACCGACCAGATCATCCAGCGGCTCATGGACGTCCTCCTGTCGTTCCCCCTGATCGTGATCGCGATCGCGGTGGTCGCGGCGCTCGGGACGGGCGAGGACAAGATCGCCAACGTCATCGCCGCCATCACCGTGCCGATCGTCCCGCGAGTGGCGCGCGTGGTGCGCTCGAGCGCCCTCAGCATCGTGCAGATGCCGTACATCGAGGCGACGCGCTCGGTCGGAGCGGGCGCGATCCGCATCATGTTCCGGCACATCGCGCCGAACGTCTTCGCCCCATATCTCATCATGCTCACCGCCTTCCTGGGCCAGGCCATCCTCCTCGAGGCATCGCTGTCGTTCCTCGGCCTGGGCGTGTTCGAGCCCACGGCATCCTGGGGACTGATGCTCCGCGGCGCGGGCATGCAGTTCCTCGAACAGGCACCGTGGCTCGCGATCGCGCCTGGGGTCGCGATCAGCATGGCGGTCTTCGGCTTCAATCTGTTCGGTGACTCGCTTCGGGATGCGCTGGACCCGCGCCTACGCACGGGGTAG
- a CDS encoding ABC transporter permease, with amino-acid sequence MRRYIVGRLLLMIPTLIGVAILTFVIMRAVPGDIVALRYAGSSVPQDIIDQERHILGLDKPMWAQFVDWMTSISHLDLGQSLWTGHSVVDEVQVRMPLSIELAILATLFAVALAIPLGVVAAVKQDTWVDYAIRVFSIGGLAMPSFWIGIMMVLVTLTLWGWAPPVVFTPLFEDPVANLAGLILPAIAVGYRYSAVSMRMTRSTVLEVLREDYVRTARAKGLRETLVVVRHALRNALLPVVTVVSLEFAFLIGGLVVTEQVFNLNGIGKLLVDAVAHRDYPLIQALVLLLAAVFVIVNFVVDMIYVVLDPRIRYA; translated from the coding sequence ATGCGGCGCTACATCGTCGGGCGGCTCCTGCTGATGATCCCTACCCTCATCGGGGTCGCGATCCTCACCTTCGTGATCATGCGCGCCGTGCCCGGCGATATCGTCGCGCTCCGCTATGCCGGGTCGAGCGTCCCGCAGGACATCATCGATCAAGAACGCCACATCCTCGGCCTCGACAAGCCGATGTGGGCGCAGTTCGTCGATTGGATGACCTCCATCTCGCACCTTGACCTGGGGCAGTCGCTGTGGACCGGGCATTCGGTCGTCGATGAGGTGCAGGTCCGCATGCCGCTCTCGATCGAGCTCGCCATCCTGGCGACGCTCTTTGCCGTCGCGCTCGCGATCCCCCTCGGCGTCGTCGCCGCGGTGAAGCAGGACACCTGGGTCGACTACGCGATCCGCGTGTTCAGCATCGGCGGTCTCGCGATGCCCAGCTTCTGGATCGGGATCATGATGGTCCTCGTCACGCTGACGCTGTGGGGCTGGGCGCCTCCGGTGGTCTTCACACCACTCTTCGAAGATCCGGTCGCGAACCTCGCCGGGCTCATCCTGCCCGCGATCGCGGTGGGTTACCGCTACTCAGCCGTCTCCATGCGCATGACGCGCTCGACGGTCCTGGAAGTCCTGCGCGAAGACTACGTCCGCACCGCGCGCGCCAAGGGACTGCGCGAGACGCTCGTCGTGGTCCGGCACGCGCTCCGCAACGCGCTGCTGCCGGTCGTGACGGTCGTGAGCCTCGAGTTCGCGTTCCTCATCGGCGGCCTCGTCGTGACAGAGCAGGTCTTCAACCTGAACGGGATCGGCAAGCTCCTCGTCGACGCTGTCGCGCACCGCGACTACCCGCTGATCCAGGCGCTCGTCCTGCTGCTGGCAGCGGTCTTCGTGATCGTGAACTTCGTCGTGGACATGATCTACGTCGTGCTCGACCCGCGGATCCGATACGCGTAG
- a CDS encoding ABC transporter substrate-binding protein translates to MLRSRIAPVIALALVLAACTQAAKPPTTTVAPSVAGGEKPVSGGTLTFIVNAEPPSFDGHRETTFALLHPIAPHYSLLYKFDPNDLTKVIPDVAAEQPAVSADKMTVTVKLRQDVKFHDGTGMTSEDIKATYDKIIFPPTGVLSPRAGAYAVVSAVNATDKYTVDFKLKYPSASFLTNLASPWNFIYSAAKLKADIHFYEKNIMGTGPFLYDGNTKGQDWKGKKNPDYFGKDKDGTKLPYLDAYKALIITDANAGVTAIRSKQAMIEFRGFTPSQRDDLSRSLPNDLAIQEAPWICVNYVVPNTTKKPFDDPRVRRALTLAVDRWGGGEALSKTTIVKDVGGLMRPKGPFAESDTDLVKIAGFGKDAKANKDAAKKLLADAGVPNLSFKFLNRNIQTPYEPVAVYLIDQWKQVGITATHDVKETSAYQADLRAGTFEVALDFNCDFLDEPDLQLAKFWSASKAGKGLNFAYYDDTKLDGMIDAQSRETDPAKRVKLVGDIERYAMDEMAYQYPVLWWYRIIPYLSVVRGWKIGSNHYTNQDLTTVWVAKK, encoded by the coding sequence GTGCTTCGTTCGCGAATCGCGCCCGTTATCGCTCTCGCTCTGGTTCTCGCCGCCTGCACCCAGGCGGCCAAACCGCCGACGACAACGGTCGCGCCTTCTGTCGCAGGAGGCGAGAAACCGGTATCCGGGGGCACGCTCACGTTCATCGTGAACGCGGAGCCGCCGTCGTTCGACGGACATCGCGAGACGACATTCGCGCTGCTACATCCGATCGCGCCGCACTACAGCCTGTTATACAAATTCGACCCGAACGACCTCACCAAGGTGATCCCGGACGTCGCCGCCGAACAGCCCGCGGTCTCCGCCGACAAGATGACGGTCACTGTGAAGCTGCGCCAGGACGTCAAGTTCCACGACGGGACCGGAATGACGTCCGAGGACATCAAGGCGACCTACGACAAGATCATCTTCCCGCCGACCGGCGTGCTCTCGCCCCGCGCGGGCGCGTACGCGGTCGTATCCGCGGTGAACGCGACGGACAAATACACCGTCGACTTCAAGCTGAAGTACCCGTCGGCCTCGTTCCTGACCAACCTCGCATCGCCGTGGAACTTCATCTACAGCGCGGCGAAGCTCAAGGCCGACATCCACTTCTACGAGAAGAACATCATGGGTACCGGTCCCTTCCTCTACGACGGCAACACCAAGGGCCAGGACTGGAAAGGCAAGAAGAACCCCGACTACTTCGGCAAGGACAAGGACGGCACCAAGCTTCCGTACCTTGACGCCTACAAGGCGCTCATCATCACCGACGCCAACGCCGGCGTGACCGCGATCCGCAGCAAGCAGGCGATGATCGAGTTCCGCGGGTTCACGCCCTCACAGCGCGACGACCTGTCGCGCTCGCTGCCGAATGACCTCGCGATCCAAGAAGCGCCGTGGATCTGCGTGAACTACGTCGTGCCGAATACGACGAAGAAGCCGTTCGACGACCCGCGCGTGCGCCGCGCGCTGACCCTCGCGGTTGACCGCTGGGGAGGCGGCGAGGCGCTCTCGAAGACGACGATCGTGAAGGACGTCGGCGGGCTCATGCGCCCGAAGGGTCCGTTCGCCGAGAGCGACACCGACCTGGTGAAGATCGCCGGCTTCGGCAAGGACGCCAAGGCGAACAAGGACGCGGCGAAGAAGCTGCTGGCCGACGCCGGAGTGCCGAATCTTTCGTTCAAGTTCCTCAACCGCAACATCCAGACGCCGTACGAGCCCGTCGCCGTCTACCTCATCGATCAATGGAAGCAGGTCGGCATCACGGCGACACACGACGTCAAGGAGACGTCCGCATATCAAGCGGATCTCCGCGCAGGCACGTTCGAGGTCGCGCTCGACTTCAACTGCGACTTCCTCGACGAGCCGGACCTTCAGCTCGCCAAGTTCTGGTCCGCAAGCAAGGCCGGTAAGGGACTCAACTTCGCGTACTACGACGACACCAAGCTCGACGGGATGATCGACGCGCAGAGCCGCGAGACCGACCCGGCCAAGCGCGTCAAGCTCGTCGGCGACATCGAGCGCTACGCGATGGACGAGATGGCCTATCAGTACCCGGTGCTTTGGTGGTACCGGATCATTCCGTACTTGAGCGTCGTTCGCGGCTGGAAGATCGGCTCGAACCACTACACGAACCAGGACCTGACAACAGTCTGGGTGGCGAAGAAGTAG
- a CDS encoding glycosyltransferase family 4 protein → MKIGIVSPYAYPRPGGANAHIRETYERLRDMGHEVRIITAPWGDDPPARDVIQVGQAIAVPFNGSIGRVTLSLRLEWLVSRMLEREKFDIIHHHEPFVPFLSFQILDSAKCPHVATFHAFGGFSVSYWAGRIALDRYMNKLDEKICVSSAARHFISAYFPGNYRIIPNGVDVDFYANARPFPEFRDGKANILFVGRLEPRKGAMYLLQAYAKLKPRYPDTRLIICNWGPQLGKLRRFVHDNHLQDVLFAGRVDDIDKARFYKTADIFCAPSTGQESFGIVLLEAMAAGLPVVASDIHGYKRVVQRNVSGLLVEPKDPEAIAAALERLICDPALRVRLGEAGARRAPEFDWSHVTAQLVGVYEEVIQGRQAAVRVS, encoded by the coding sequence ATGAAGATCGGGATCGTGTCCCCGTATGCGTATCCGCGGCCCGGTGGCGCGAACGCGCACATCCGCGAGACCTACGAGCGCCTCCGCGACATGGGACATGAGGTGCGCATCATCACCGCGCCGTGGGGCGACGACCCGCCCGCGCGCGACGTGATCCAGGTGGGTCAGGCGATCGCAGTCCCTTTCAACGGAAGCATCGGTCGCGTGACGCTTTCACTGCGCCTCGAGTGGCTCGTATCGCGCATGCTGGAACGCGAGAAGTTCGACATCATCCATCACCACGAGCCGTTCGTGCCGTTCCTCTCGTTCCAGATCCTCGATTCCGCGAAGTGCCCCCACGTCGCGACATTCCACGCCTTCGGCGGGTTCTCCGTGTCGTACTGGGCCGGCCGCATCGCGCTCGACCGCTACATGAACAAGCTCGACGAGAAGATCTGCGTGTCGAGCGCCGCTCGGCATTTCATCTCGGCGTACTTCCCGGGCAACTACCGGATCATCCCGAACGGCGTCGACGTCGACTTCTACGCGAATGCGCGGCCGTTCCCAGAGTTCAGGGACGGCAAGGCGAACATCCTCTTCGTCGGAAGGCTCGAGCCGCGCAAGGGCGCGATGTATCTGTTGCAGGCGTATGCGAAGCTCAAACCCAGGTATCCGGACACGCGACTGATCATCTGTAACTGGGGGCCGCAGCTCGGGAAGCTACGACGATTCGTGCACGACAACCATCTGCAGGACGTGCTGTTCGCCGGCCGCGTCGACGACATCGACAAGGCGCGCTTCTACAAGACCGCCGACATCTTCTGCGCTCCGTCGACCGGACAGGAGTCGTTCGGCATCGTGCTGCTCGAGGCGATGGCCGCAGGCCTGCCGGTCGTGGCGAGCGACATCCACGGCTACAAGCGTGTCGTACAGCGGAATGTTTCCGGGCTCTTGGTCGAACCAAAGGATCCCGAGGCCATCGCGGCGGCGCTGGAGCGCCTCATCTGCGACCCTGCTCTGCGCGTACGACTTGGAGAGGCGGGCGCGAGGCGCGCGCCCGAATTCGACTGGTCGCATGTCACCGCTCAGCTCGTCGGCGTCTACGAAGAGGTGATCCAGGGGCGCCAGGCGGCGGTACGAGTCTCGTAG
- a CDS encoding PHP-associated domain-containing protein, which translates to MGRADLQLHSDLGDGLASPEAILDAAERAGLDIIALTDHDDIRGAFLLRDIAARRSSPVEIVPGVEVTTRSGHLLALWIEEEIQMFASVADTVSRIHHAGGVAIVPHPLSYLTFSVGEGALRALAAAADPLVHIDGIETRNPSYAGRVRAARSVWLNEKVLHVAETGSSDAHHANLVGTTWTEFAGTDSAALRRAIADRATRPDGRHWTLGEHLDGVALQQWRSMVRDPVKRARRRIRKK; encoded by the coding sequence GTGGGACGCGCTGACCTCCAGCTGCACTCCGACCTTGGTGATGGACTCGCATCGCCGGAGGCGATCCTCGACGCGGCGGAGCGCGCGGGCCTCGACATCATCGCGCTCACCGACCACGACGACATCCGCGGCGCCTTCCTGCTGCGCGACATCGCGGCACGCCGGTCGAGCCCGGTGGAGATCGTCCCGGGCGTCGAGGTCACGACGCGCTCGGGTCACCTGCTCGCGCTCTGGATCGAAGAGGAGATCCAGATGTTCGCCTCGGTCGCCGACACGGTGTCGCGCATCCATCACGCCGGTGGCGTGGCGATCGTGCCGCACCCGCTCTCCTACCTCACGTTCTCGGTCGGTGAGGGGGCACTCCGCGCGCTGGCCGCCGCGGCCGATCCGCTCGTGCATATCGACGGGATCGAGACGCGCAATCCGTCCTACGCGGGCCGGGTCCGAGCCGCGCGCTCGGTCTGGCTCAACGAGAAGGTGCTGCACGTCGCCGAGACCGGTTCGAGCGACGCCCACCACGCGAACCTGGTCGGTACGACCTGGACCGAGTTCGCTGGAACAGACAGTGCCGCCCTGCGGCGGGCCATCGCCGATCGCGCGACGCGGCCGGACGGACGACACTGGACGCTCGGCGAGCATCTGGACGGGGTCGCCTTGCAGCAGTGGCGTTCGATGGTGCGCGATCCAGTGAAGCGCGCGAGGAGACGGATCCGGAAAAAATGA
- a CDS encoding lysophospholipid acyltransferase family protein, whose protein sequence is MPRGVVGPFAEVIGTLAFLAAPGARRAVRGNLAVISPGRSGNGAVRRVFVEQARNYVEIFSIPSTDPKKLLAEVRADGWEHVSHAYEQGKGVILASAHLGPVSFVGQIVLAHGYPVALPVEVATSEFQRSVNRARGGAGLQLINTDSALGIFRFLREGKVLGILADRAVTGVGERVEFFGRPALLPSAAVVLSMRTGAPLVPSFAGRGDGVLTARFEPPLEIPNTGDRSADVREGVQRFARVLERYVRSAPEQWTVFEDFWRGTR, encoded by the coding sequence ATGCCGAGGGGGGTCGTCGGCCCGTTCGCCGAGGTCATCGGCACGCTTGCCTTTCTCGCGGCGCCCGGCGCGAGGCGCGCGGTCCGCGGCAACCTCGCCGTCATCTCACCGGGACGGAGCGGCAACGGCGCTGTGCGTCGCGTGTTCGTCGAGCAGGCGCGCAACTATGTCGAGATCTTCTCGATCCCGAGTACGGATCCGAAGAAGCTCCTTGCCGAGGTGCGGGCCGATGGTTGGGAACATGTGTCCCACGCGTACGAACAGGGAAAAGGCGTGATCCTGGCCAGCGCTCACCTGGGGCCGGTATCTTTCGTGGGACAGATCGTGCTCGCGCACGGATACCCGGTCGCGCTGCCCGTAGAGGTCGCGACGTCTGAATTCCAGCGCTCAGTGAACCGAGCGCGCGGCGGCGCCGGCCTGCAGCTCATCAATACGGACTCGGCGCTGGGCATCTTCCGCTTCCTCCGCGAGGGCAAAGTGCTGGGCATCCTCGCGGACCGCGCGGTCACCGGCGTTGGCGAGCGGGTCGAGTTCTTCGGACGGCCGGCGCTCTTGCCGTCCGCGGCGGTCGTGCTGTCGATGCGCACCGGCGCGCCGCTCGTGCCGTCGTTCGCCGGGCGCGGCGACGGCGTGCTCACAGCGCGGTTCGAGCCACCGCTCGAGATCCCGAATACGGGAGACCGCTCCGCCGACGTTCGCGAGGGCGTGCAGCGATTCGCGCGCGTGCTCGAGCGCTACGTTCGGAGCGCTCCAGAGCAGTGGACCGTGTTCGAGGACTTCTGGCGTGGGACGCGCTGA
- a CDS encoding lysophospholipid acyltransferase family protein — MRLRVPFDGLYWSWRVAATLVQHLPARLVYSGAVVGGEFAYLLWRRRREITKSNFAVVLGRPAGDREVAQVSRRAFRNFGKYLTEIMRFPSMGHAELHELVKIDPTSQAHLQAARDHGRGIIFVSAHFGNFEIGGARIAQEIPLTVVADELENTRLMDFLVTNREHKNVVILPPEGATRRVLAALRRNEMVGFMMDLGPRAHELDNVEATFFGVRTAFPTIAAALARVSGAPIIVAAVTRGRDNSFKGVAVPPIFVARTKQAASDLERATQAIVHALEGLMRPEPDQWYIFRPMWPAQLDAAT, encoded by the coding sequence GTGCGGCTGCGCGTTCCCTTCGATGGCCTCTACTGGTCCTGGCGCGTCGCTGCCACCCTGGTGCAGCACCTTCCGGCTCGACTCGTGTACTCGGGCGCCGTGGTCGGCGGCGAGTTCGCCTACCTCCTCTGGCGCCGCAGACGCGAGATCACCAAGAGCAACTTCGCCGTCGTCCTGGGGCGACCGGCCGGGGACCGCGAGGTGGCCCAGGTATCCCGACGCGCGTTCCGCAACTTCGGCAAGTACCTCACCGAGATCATGCGGTTCCCATCGATGGGTCACGCCGAGCTGCACGAGCTCGTGAAGATCGATCCGACGTCGCAGGCTCATCTGCAAGCAGCTCGCGACCACGGGCGCGGGATCATCTTCGTCTCGGCCCACTTCGGCAACTTCGAGATCGGTGGCGCGCGCATCGCACAGGAGATCCCGCTCACCGTCGTCGCTGACGAGCTGGAGAACACGCGGCTCATGGACTTCCTCGTGACGAACCGCGAGCACAAGAACGTCGTCATCCTTCCACCCGAGGGTGCGACGCGCCGCGTGCTCGCCGCGCTGCGCCGGAACGAGATGGTCGGTTTCATGATGGATCTCGGACCGCGCGCCCATGAGCTCGACAACGTCGAGGCGACGTTCTTCGGGGTGCGCACCGCGTTCCCGACCATCGCCGCCGCGCTCGCCCGCGTATCCGGGGCGCCGATCATCGTCGCGGCGGTGACGCGTGGCCGCGACAATTCATTCAAAGGTGTGGCCGTGCCACCGATCTTCGTCGCGCGGACGAAACAAGCCGCGAGCGACCTCGAACGCGCGACGCAGGCGATCGTGCACGCGCTCGAGGGGCTCATGCGACCCGAGCCCGACCAGTGGTACATCTTCCGCCCGATGTGGCCGGCGCAACTGGACGCCGCGACGTAG
- a CDS encoding inositol-3-phosphate synthase, translating to MPAKKRTTGGRTGGRKIRVAIIGVGNCASSLVQGVHYYRNAKSGDPIPGIMHVELAGYHIRDVEFVAAFDVDKNKVGKDLADAIYAKPNNTYRFADVPKTGVKVSRGMTHDGIGKYLAKVVIKAPGETADIVKILRDTKTDVVVSYLPVGSEEATKWYVEQVLEAGCAYINCIPVFIAREPYWQKRFAAKGLPIIGDDIKSQVGATITHRVLTRLFMDRGVRLDRTYQLNFGGNTDFLNMLERERLESKKISKTNAVTSMLDYPLDPDDVHVGPSDYVPWLLDRKWCYIRMEGTTFGDVPLNVEVKLEVWDSPNSAGVVIDAIRCCKLALDRGLGGTIVAPSAYFMKSPPRQIHDDKAREGVESYIKGTDQTTLSGKA from the coding sequence ATGCCTGCAAAGAAACGAACGACCGGCGGCCGCACCGGTGGTCGCAAGATCCGCGTCGCGATCATCGGAGTCGGCAACTGCGCGAGCTCGCTCGTGCAGGGCGTCCACTACTACCGCAACGCCAAGTCCGGAGACCCGATCCCCGGGATCATGCACGTCGAACTCGCCGGCTATCACATCCGAGACGTCGAGTTCGTCGCCGCATTCGACGTCGACAAGAACAAGGTCGGCAAAGACCTCGCCGATGCGATCTACGCGAAGCCGAACAACACGTATCGGTTCGCGGACGTCCCCAAGACGGGTGTGAAGGTCAGCCGGGGCATGACGCACGACGGCATCGGCAAGTACCTGGCGAAAGTGGTCATCAAGGCGCCCGGCGAGACGGCGGACATCGTGAAGATCCTGCGGGACACGAAGACTGACGTGGTCGTCTCCTACCTTCCCGTCGGCAGCGAGGAGGCCACGAAGTGGTACGTGGAGCAGGTCCTCGAGGCGGGCTGCGCGTACATCAACTGCATCCCGGTCTTCATCGCCCGCGAGCCGTACTGGCAGAAACGCTTCGCAGCCAAGGGGCTACCGATCATCGGCGACGACATCAAGTCGCAGGTCGGCGCGACCATCACGCACCGCGTGCTCACTCGACTCTTCATGGACCGCGGGGTGCGTCTCGATCGAACGTACCAGCTGAACTTCGGCGGGAACACCGACTTCCTGAACATGCTCGAGCGCGAGCGTCTCGAATCGAAAAAGATCAGCAAGACGAACGCGGTGACAAGCATGCTCGACTACCCTCTGGACCCAGATGATGTCCACGTTGGTCCGTCCGACTACGTGCCATGGCTGCTCGACCGGAAGTGGTGCTACATCCGCATGGAAGGCACGACCTTCGGCGACGTGCCACTCAACGTCGAGGTCAAGCTCGAGGTGTGGGACTCGCCGAACAGCGCGGGCGTCGTGATCGACGCGATCCGCTGCTGCAAGCTCGCGCTCGACCGCGGCCTCGGCGGCACGATCGTGGCGCCGTCGGCGTACTTCATGAAGTCGCCGCCGCGTCAGATCCACGACGACAAGGCGCGCGAGGGTGTCGAGTCGTACATCAAGGGCACCGACCAGACGACGCTGTCGGGAAAGGCCTAG
- a CDS encoding CDP-alcohol phosphatidyltransferase family protein, with translation MSIVPDRLAKTTRGGIAPVARWLHALGVSANAVTVLGFLITVAGAALLSTGQPWPALGVLLVGTLSDTLDGQIARAAGGGTPFGAFLDSTLDRLSDAALAIAAVQLGASMFEPLDPFFVSLGTADILFWGGLLLLVASFVVSYIRAKAESLGVRASVGLAPREARIAIYLFGVAAWAATGNPQLFAAAVLVAAFLATVTVIQRIAHMATVLDEKKG, from the coding sequence GTGAGCATCGTCCCGGATCGTCTCGCGAAGACGACGCGTGGCGGCATCGCGCCCGTCGCGCGCTGGTTGCATGCGCTCGGGGTCAGCGCCAACGCGGTCACGGTGCTGGGCTTCCTCATCACGGTCGCTGGCGCCGCGCTGCTGTCGACCGGCCAGCCCTGGCCCGCGCTCGGGGTCTTGCTCGTCGGGACGCTCAGCGACACGCTCGACGGTCAGATCGCGCGCGCGGCCGGCGGTGGCACCCCCTTCGGCGCGTTCCTTGACTCGACGCTCGACCGTCTCTCCGACGCGGCGCTCGCGATCGCTGCGGTCCAGCTTGGGGCCTCGATGTTCGAACCGTTAGATCCCTTCTTCGTGTCGCTCGGCACGGCGGACATCCTGTTCTGGGGCGGCCTCCTGCTGCTCGTCGCGTCCTTCGTGGTGAGCTACATCCGCGCCAAGGCCGAGTCGCTCGGCGTACGGGCGAGCGTAGGCCTCGCGCCGCGTGAGGCGCGTATCGCGATCTATCTCTTCGGCGTGGCGGCCTGGGCCGCCACCGGCAACCCTCAGCTCTTCGCAGCGGCCGTTCTGGTCGCCGCGTTCCTCGCGACCGTCACCGTCATCCAGCGCATCGCCCATATGGCGACAGTGCTCGATGAAAAGAAAGGTTGA
- a CDS encoding metalloregulator ArsR/SmtB family transcription factor, with product MLSQSYLRELKAFHRALGDVTRLRVVQILATEGEFPVSELVRRLRISAPLMSWHLRRLTRAGIVRTERVGREVRCSFDRQHFTQMQERSFRALMNRVS from the coding sequence ATGCTCAGTCAGTCGTACCTTCGCGAGCTCAAGGCATTCCATCGCGCGCTCGGTGATGTCACGCGCCTGCGGGTCGTGCAGATCCTTGCGACCGAAGGTGAGTTCCCGGTCTCCGAGCTCGTACGCCGTCTGCGGATCAGCGCGCCGCTCATGTCGTGGCACCTCCGGCGCCTCACGCGAGCCGGCATCGTGCGGACCGAGCGCGTTGGTCGGGAGGTGCGCTGCTCCTTCGATCGACAGCACTTCACGCAAATGCAGGAGCGCAGCTTCCGCGCGCTCATGAACCGAGTGTCGTGA
- a CDS encoding metal-sensing transcriptional repressor, protein MNEESRKDVSARLRSSTGHHKAVERIVEEDKYRVDVLKQTMAIEKALERVDALVLERHPETCVADAFRQGGSETTNKELAEIFSTARK, encoded by the coding sequence GTGAATGAAGAGAGCCGCAAGGACGTCAGCGCGAGACTTCGCTCGAGCACCGGCCACCACAAGGCGGTGGAGCGAATCGTCGAAGAGGACAAGTACCGCGTCGACGTCCTCAAGCAGACGATGGCGATCGAGAAGGCACTGGAACGTGTCGACGCGCTCGTGCTCGAGCGGCACCCGGAGACGTGCGTCGCCGACGCGTTCCGTCAGGGAGGCTCGGAGACGACCAACAAAGAGCTCGCGGAGATCTTCAGCACCGCTCGCAAGTGA